ggtccaaaatatgagccgtcgaactggtggtccaaaatacttCCCTTACCCTATTTACAATCGATTAAGCTCCTGGagcactggagtgtattttcagcgcacGCGCTTCTGTGGCTCTAGCGtgcattttttgacagtttggcatgacatttaaaaaattcatatatccttctattagttgcacttacttagctaagattataaaatcgtttggaaggaataaaatcaaagagcagattttttttgcacacaGTGCAGGACAACACTGCATATTAGAGTGCAAATAAGTGTAAAATTAACCATCGAATTTCGACAGCTGCTGAACccaacacgcaaaaaaaaagcgttcatgaattcgtgaactaacgagttcacggcgtattttttcgggaacaacagtcacgaattcgggaatacagtaacgttttctggaacgttcaggaaaacgtgactggtgttcccgaatccatgaattaaatcacggtgtattttagCTGggtcacgaattcgggaacgcttttttttgcgtgaagcgaaaaaaaatctaaaaaaaactaccacttgtcctaagacgagtttataccatcccattgaattccaccacttaattgtatcttgacagatacgtatttcgacctcaacagtaaggccgtcttcagtgtcttgtacttgactcgactcaagtcgaagtcaagtacgagacactgaagacggccttactgttgaggtcgaaatacgtatctgtcacgatacaattaagtggtggaattcaatgggatggtataaactcgtcttaggacaagtgaagacattccactaaaaagctcaaaataattttcttataaaaaaaactagtttTGATGATATGCTATTTTTGAAACTCAAAATGACCATTTACTTTGGCATCATTATGAGGCTCTCTAGGGCCTTAAGTGTTGTAAAAAACGGAAATAAAATTTAACGATCACACAATTATTCAGTAGTGAAATATGTTTGTCTTCTCGTAGACTCAGGGTACGTAAAGGGTATAGGAACACCCCACAACCAAAGTTCAGAAACAAGGATCGGAGATCTATATGGTGTTATACACCAATCGACTTAgctaatagaggtaataaaccatAGAGGAAGAATGTCGCTGtagtcactggcgaaacatctttcgctggcgaagatagggcgctaaatgtcaacgaaaaaaaaaatagtacgttttgacagctgtgtacccaacatgtttgagaACGAGAACAAAAAGAACGCAGCGACAATCTTTTTCCGTGGTTTATTTATGTATTACCTCGATTACCTCTATTACTTAGCTCGACGAAGTGATCAAATCtagactatagatagtagaatctatagatcaGTGAAAGCATGGTTGGGTTTGATTTTTGAACGTGTACCAGGCTCAAATGACATCACGTCCCTCAAGCCACCCACGCAATACAGCTGAACGGCGAGATTTGACAGTTGGCCAATATACTTTCTATCAAATTTGCCGTATCCGTTGCCGTTTCGCTAGTATTGCGTTTAGAGCTTtaatattttcattgaaatcgtgacgtcatgctcgtttgaaGACACTTATGACAGATCGTTTgaagacagaggatttatcttcgctcactATCTATAAAAATAGCTTTATACATAGAAAAAGCACTGGAAATAAGAAAtcctttttcaaatgttagtctataAATATCTCTTCGTTTTTGTATGTCTAATTTCAAAACGATTGGTCACTGAATTGATAATGGACTATTTCAATGGAATTGATGGTTTGGTGTGAATGTTAATTATagccatgaacatatgcaataattCAAACCTACTGTATAGCAAATAAcagataaaaataacaaaagacaTCTGATAGCTTTTACACAACAATCCGGCAAATTTgcataattattcaaaattaaattaacaaattaataGAAAAAACGAAATCTCCAACTTAGTTCCAATATTAAATTGAACTATATTTTGGTGTATTCCAGGGCGTGGTCCAGGATATGGCTATAATCCCTGTAAGTAATAAAAGCATATATTATGCGATTATGCGAATCACTTACAAATCCCTCGCATGCTCTACTCGGAGACCAAACAATATGAGTATTGCATATTTAGAAATGTTTATATTTGTAGATCTAATAATCAATAATAATTCAATAATCGAATGTTTTGTTGCAAAATTTCTGTTTTCGTTATAGGGTATGGTGGCTATAATGGCGGATATGGCGGATACGGTGGGTATGGCGGATATGGAAACTATGGTGGATATGGAGGTAAGGAAAGATAATAGTTAATAGATTTGCAATTTTTTAGTGCACTGGAgggaaaaaaatatgataatttagtttgattttaaaatgctcgtaatctgaataggctatatcattaattgaaaaaaaaacaatgccgATGGTCCCACCAGCACTAGATAGAAAGcttgaaaaaaacaattttagcgTATTTGGCTTTGAAGGccgtggaaaatcatgataaaaatcttgatttgaattaTTATCTAAGCTACGAGCTAAATCTTCTTCtccgttttttgcctttcttatagcatagcatagttacggtgtacttcgtagattggacaatAGTGATAtgtactcatgtttttcttttgaaatctctgtccaaattgctatcagaaatcaaggtgggtgtggccCTTGATTTCAACCTaggacaaaaatcacaaaagcacgaggattactactcctggccatgGCAATCTTGCAATCTttaccgtaacttgggaggggaaggaaatgttgatgtagtacttacatAATGTGATGCCCCGACTCAGCAtaacaccctcataagtaccacggagttggatattggggaaaaTATTCGTTGGGTCAATATTTAGaagggaaggaagaagaaagaaggaatatgtTAGAAGAAAAAAGACGAAGAAAGCAGTAAGAAGAAtcagaaaaataagaaagaaggaaagaggaagaaagatgaaggaagaagcaagaaagtagaaggaacaatgacaaaaaaggaataaaaagaaagagtaaggaagaaagaagtaggaagaatgaGTACGGAATAAGAAgtatggaagaaaaaagaacgcAGAAGGAtgaaaaagatggaagaagaaagaaagtaacAAATAGTaagaaaataaggaagaaagaagtaggaaaaaggaagaaagaatgaggAGAGAAAGAAAGATCAAAgaaggaaaggaaaaaaataataaggaagaaaaagaaagaaaaaatgaggacggaagagagaagaagaaagaggaaagagaTAAAAAGAAAGTTCCCGATTCTTACTTCGCAATTCTCATCTTCCGCTTCTCggttctaacttcttatttctcatttctcagttgtTAGTTCTCAGCTCTCAATTATCAGTTCTTACTGATCAGTTCCCATTTCCCAGTTCTCACTCCtaacttcccatttctcacttttcatttttcttttttcgcttatcactttttcgctcacttttcatttctagcTCCTAACTCCAGAATCCacatctcacttatcacttctcgattCTCGCCTTTCTCTACTcactttcacttctcatttcacatttctcactactcattactcatttctcactcttcactactTGTAATCTGAGgcattttttaactattcggccaaacgacttgttCAGCCAAAAGGAgtacggccaaatggcctgacatgGCCTGAACATCGCCCAGAATAgatattagagtgattcaaattttgactttgttGCCCCAGATGCTTAAAAGATTGCATTTCccattttaataatccaaaATTTGTAGCAATGTTATTTGaatgtgcacacgtcatttaaagtttgtatggaaattgttgtgaaaactgacccttgTGTGAAACACCGTTCCGTCACCgttggcccatgaactatttaaatataatcaacaaaTCTGAACGAAGCTGAAAGGcaattgttgttgcgaagcgattttcagggccctccttagccgtgcggtaagatgcgcggctacaaagcaagaccatgctgagggtggctgggttcgattcccggtgccggtctaagcaattttcggattggaaattgtctcgacttccctgggcataaaagtatcatcgtgttagcctcatgatatacgaatgcaaaaatggtaacttggcttagaaacctcgcagttaataactgtggaagtgcttaatgaacactaagttgcgaggcggctctgtcccagtgtggggatgtaagcAAAGCAAAgtaatatgaagaaaacaaaaatgctcattattgatattgatgttattcttttacgtgttaaattgagtttcccacgattcagtatttccctgtTTCCTAgtaaaatttcctatgttgccgatgtactcCAATATGTTTAGAGCTAAAGGGAAGCGTTGGGAAACGGTACatcaaattagctaaaaatcaaggaagattattaaaatggcaaatgcaatcattTGAGCATctgggggcaaaaaagtcaaaatttgaatcactctagtggatatctttcaagtcggatcttgcaccacttggggtgtacaggacccataagtgtAAAGTGACTAGATAAATTTTGTGGGACAAAAAATGTTAGGTGCTTGTTTGAATGAAATCGATATCTACCGCATCGCAACTAGTTCAATCAGTGCGTTCTTGGCTGTATGGCTTACCAAGTTTTAAAGAAAacttttatttagttttatgcaactattttttcaagaaaagtcAAACGTTCATCTCTTTAGTGACTGTTTGTTTCTAGCCCTTAAGATTGCCTTATTATGGCTGCAGACTATTTTACTGATTTGTTTAACTTTTAGTAATTTTTATGTAAAAATCACGagtgaaattgataaaatcgtgtaaaaataagATTCGTAGGAATGCGAATTTTTCATGGATAGTTCAGAACGCGCATTCTCATCTGCTTAATCTATAAACGTTTGCCAGGTCAACTATGGGTAATCTTGATAAGAAAATAACAACCGCAAGCATTGCCCTGGAAGTTTAAGGGTCGGTTAGAAgcttttttaaaatatattagTATAAAGttataaatttagaaaaatgaaTCTACTTAATCTAATTACTTTACAAAAACTTCTTTTTCCAGGTTACAGCCCATATGGCAGCTATGGTTATGGTAAGTTTAATAATTGATATCAAAGTGGAATGTAATAAGAGGGAATCATAGCTTTAATATGTTTGGTATTATTGTACATAAATTTGGTTAAGGAGATTATGTGTATACTGTATAGCAAACTTTGGTTAGACTTCTTCTATCAAATTGTGCATATCCTAAAAGGTGCTTTCAATATATATAGACAACAATTATAGACAACATATGATGCCCGATGAAGGAGAATCCATATAATTGTAACATGAAATGATTTATTGCTAGAATGTTCCAATAGCATGTGGGTTTTTTATGCTGTCGAAGGATATTTTAGTAGTAATCAGTTGAGGCTTCCTAGCTACTGTGACaatgttgttaaaataaatgtgttTGTTAAGTTTAATTCAGAATAtaaattttaattcatgatcaggggcgtctcgtggacttttgctacacctgttctaccatgctaataaaaaaatattcatcaagctgagtggtttcgaataaaagttgtgcatttaatctaatattacaaccttttcttgtacaactaTATGtacaatattagaaaaaaaaacaatttaaatagataggatttacaaaacaataaatagcttattaatctcttttgttacaaaaatgttttaaatttagatgcacttGAAATACTAAACTCTCGCGAATCGTCTGAAATCTAACTTGATAACAGTTGGcaataactggatattgctcagaatagagatctttcacatcggctcattccaccattcggggtacacgggtcccatcgccgctaatatttaaactctcacatattttgttgctatgaaagaaatgttattaaccattattagtataataataatagtatataattatacaattattcagttcaatcaaagttaattgcctatttccgggtattaaaccacaccgacttggacattaatttacaatgttgtaaAAATCATATGTGaatagtctagcgtactgaacgtacatattcacatatgagttttcacaacattgtaaattatacaattattgtttgatgcgaccccagattgtgacgtccaatgagtcacatttagaagttgaaatgtgttccagttatttaattcttcaaatttagtgaaaactatacTTTTTCTCTATATTGATCGATTTTGAGTATtcgtaaaaaagcattatttaatgtctcttttgaaaacgcaaacattagtttaatattgttcttgatgcattgcatattcatcaggagaaaaaagaaaaacaaactgtttccaATCATCGAACTTCGAAGTATCGAAGTATGAACGAAAGCGtgcgcggtgcgcctttcggcaaagcacagcccgacactacgatcgagtctaaccgaaggtgcatcgcgtcgttgattgttctcgcagcgcgtcgaacgggtttgactcctgctgcgcgcatagcagaacttgcatctaaacgtgcttgcttcacatgcgaaagaggatgataTGAGGAAACGGGGAatgctggcaacgctcacgctggttctctgcgcgcggagaacgagtgagcatatcaagaaggaaattatttcaaatcatttgtcgatggcgcaaaactttaaatttgacttctggcagcgctgctgttggttcttcattatggatcgtacgactggcaaaagctttctatgtgatggggtgtggtgtcggagaaacacacatttagctgcaatttgactgtacgccaagcatgtggcgttaacttgatctgcctacgaaatattttgtttctttagatgttaaaatcattggaaatattacgcgaaactttgtttaaaaaatttactgagtaaattatttgccctaataattaattgccaagacattaatttcctacttctgacctaaaaatggttacctgttccatgaacaggtagaacgtatggacgagtcgccTCTGTTCATGATATATTAAGAACTTGAATTCTCTAATAATCCTAATTTTCTAATAATGACAACAATGTAAATCTTTGAATCCTGCGCGCAgagaaatcttcttcttctatctaatataggggaacggttcgccacttcatctcatagctcctatttccatcccatcaaaaacaaagcaatggaaaggaatttggtttgtttattatttttgtgatttttttcagcagtgagcacgcatgttgacaaaagaagcgacgaatttggtgccgtatttctttgttcagcgatgagatggatatatgtacagtgagatggaaatcggaacatttcccctacataaaaatgaatttctgtctatcTGACCcatatagactcggaaactactgaaccgatcagcgggaaaatttcaatgcaagggtttttggggccggggaagggtCTTAAGAttgtttgagacccctccctgctatagaaggggggagggggttcccTTACAATTGCAAcactaatttcttcataacttaaCTAATCAAGCGAATTAAGCCTAATTCGgcatgtgaaaaaaaaagtttggtgtTTGATCAGCCAAATGAAATCGACTTGCAGAGCAAactttaaaacttaaaatgtgaatataaaataaatgtttgtgcTAACTAAACATTTTGGGCGAGATGAAGTTCGACTGGTCAGCTAGTATATAACATATACGAATTAATTCTGTAATATTagcagaaatgttattttcaatGAGTTAACTCATGTATTGTCAGATAAATCCATTAAGTAGGATTACCCATTTCAAACATAACTACACTTAAACGTAGTACGAAGCGTAAGGCAGCAAGCACCAGTACTTTGGCTGCTAGGCCGAAgtaaactagatgttggtcacgcgaatAGGAGCGACACTAGCAATCTTATACCATTAAATCAACTGTACAAACACGTAGTCTTATAGTAAGGACAGACCTGTGTTATTCAtaccatggtacaaggtgacaaaaaaataattacaagTCTATCTTTGATGAAGAGAATAATTAGTGTGATACCCATTTCATGATTATTGTActatggtacgaataccaccagtCAGTATGTCATTATTATTAGAAAAACTGCCaagaatttattattaattgttCTATTTCCATTTTTGCAGGATATCCAGGCAAATATGGAGGCGGATACTACAATGGATACGGTGGATATGGAGGGTACGGATATAGGCCGTATTAAAAGATTTCCCAGTTTTATCTTTAAAAGTGACAATGTGATATGTTTTTTGTTAATAAATCATGTTATTCATActaataacaatgtgtgttacTACAgtcagtcgcctctccacatctcgatattgaagggatcatttagataaggagagatcgaggaatccAAGGGAAATTGAATTGGGTACCAGatcgaaaaaagctcgttgctatgaaaaacgacaacagaACAAATATCATCTCTTGTTTTTGATGTGTTTTTTTATTGTCCAACGAttgtctagtagcctagaaatttgaatatatcgacatagggagagagaatcctgaagaaaatatgaccagaagacatcgagatagagagatatcgagatgggaaggttatcgagatgtagaaagcccaaatgtatgtagattgaagagagcgagaaaaccatcgacatagggagagatatagAGATATAGAACATAGAGaggtagagagtcgactgtaataaCAATTTATATCACAAACTCCCATtaccagagatgccagatttgaagacatgtcttcaatttgaagacatttgaatctctgtgaagacatttatttcgtgaagacattttgaagacttttcaaaatatttgaagacttatctatttatttgaagatacttgaagacaatcaataaaccAGCGAGAAAAagtataattttatttcttagttataaattctgcgacttctATATATGGtcagggttcagccaaatcacacctaTTTTTTCCAAGGTTTTCATGTAATAGATTCACTTGGTCAATCACATCGTTCAACGCCATAGCTGAGGATCCCTTACAACAAATATACGCATGACTTAACATGAAATACTTTCCGTTTGTCTTTTGCGAAGAAaatatcacaagttagtcaaaaatccgcttggtgcggttttgcTGAATCCCAACCATATGTAAATTATGCCAAAAAAATACTAAAGTtataatagggacacggcaggtatttccgtccatcgtcgtaggggctaaaaccaacgaaagcaaagtacatttgctagaactccactatagcagaacgtttctcctgagcttacgatttcgtacgtatgagttttacaaaaaagcgtctcttttattggttttcgagactatgacgaacagacgaaaatacctgccgtgtccctagtcTTTGTCTGGggcttagaatctcaaacataaaaatacattcacactaGCTGGCTGATAAatgcaacgcattttagactTCATACGTACGCACTTAACTTGGAGTTAGGCGCTGGTTAAAAAATTCCTGATGGCGTGTatgtaaaaaggtattttgATCATTACATTGGAACGCAATTGCCGTTTCATTTTACGGCAAAAATATATTGAACTCTTCTATGacttgatttaatctattcaatcgttgagctagaacctgatctttttctaaattccttacGAATTCATTTGATCTTTTCGGTGTGTCCATGTAACTTTCGTCTAAATCAGTGATGTTAACGATCACTCAGTAAtatgcgttcgatcatttactagtttgtcaataacacattctagaagctgaatttcaaaatatgttgtatggtagacttctagcgtgaaggtttttctacaactctgcctaatggttcgttgtttgaattccactagtaacggagttatagctatagttccagtaacttagactaaatgataacaaaattccaatcatttagtttgagttactgcaactagcgctctaactccgttattagtagaattctaataacgaaccattaggaaaagttgtagaaaaaccttcgcactagaagtccaccatacaacatatttttaaatttagcttctggaatgtgttattgacaaactactaaatgatcgaacgcaaattactgaatgattgtTAACATCCTTGGTCTAAATATTCGAcgggaaactctttgaattttctgtgaatttttaaaagaatttccgatgaaaactatgaggaatttcttgtctatattcaaaagaattgaaattgtaaattcagtacaaaatttatatttaataatttccgtagaaaaacataaagaaaatcctccaaaatttaaacggaaaattcatcttgatttccacaattcccacaataaatcccttttaatttccacaagaaaattgtctcaattaattttcattaaaaattcttacaaatgtcaataagaaataaaaattatgttgGTGTTAAATGGGTATTTCTCATAATTTTTAAGgtaaattcctacaggaaaatCTACCTAAAAGAAATTCAGAGGAAACTTACTACACacttttgttaaatttttccttgaattcctttgattattcttctagaaatatttttggacattaTTCCAGTATTTACTCCGcgaattcctctatgaatttgGACTTCATTTGGAAGaagttccagaagtttctccagaacttcttcagtagttccttcacgaattcctccagtagttcttcgaggatttttccggaagttttcccgggatccctccggaaattcttcctctggaagatcTTTCAAGAAAGTTGCCGAATGACtctccaagaatgcctccgtaagtatactatgaaatttatctggtatttcctccaggattgctTTCGGAAATTTTTGCAGCAATTCATCAGAaagctccttcaagaattcatccagaactacctccaagaatttctccagaagtttcttcaggaattccaccggaaattgcttcagtaattcctcaggaatatcaTTCAAAAAGCcatcaggtattcctccagaaaaaaaactattaataGTCAACGGCTCGAATAACGAGTGAAAAACTAACAGCTTTATTGAAATACGTCTGTACGACTCAAGGTTTGATGTTGGAGTTAATGTTAGGAAAAAATAACAGTGTCCGGTTACCAAGGGCGTAATCAGTTTGGATGTTACAGTCGATTGCCTACTTTGCTAGCACGCTTACACCCCCTCTCAATCGTCCATTCGATATGTCTTCTCTCTCGAATAGTCCAAGTGCCTTTCGGAGCATCTGGAACCGGGTAGAATCTAAAGCCTTCGTAAAGATGTCGGCCACTTGATTTTGTGTCTCTATTGGAGCAATCCTAATACGACCAGTTGCAATATTGTCCCGTATAAAATGGTGCTTGACATTTATATGCTTACTAGGTTTGGTTTCCAAATTAGTGGCCATTCCAATACAGCCACGATTATCTTCCCAGATTACCACCGGCATTTCAGAAGAGACAACTTGCATATCTTGAAGGAATCCAGATAACCAAAGAGATTCAGTTGTTGCACTGCTCAAAGCTATGTACTCTGGCTCACTTGACGATATGGCCACCGTTATTTGTTTTTTGCTAGACCATGATACTGTTGATTCAAAAACCTTGAAAATGTATCCGCTTACTGATTTCATATGCCCAGTCGGAATCGGCGAATCCCCCTCATGGGAACAGTTGAATTTTCCTTTTTGAAGTGCAGGCATACATCAGAAGTTCCTTTCAAGTAACGAATGATTCGTTTCAAACAATTCCAATGTTCTTCAGTAGGATCCTGCTGGTAACGACCCATGTACCCCATAGAAAAACAAATATCTGGACGAACACAAAGCATCACGTACATTAAACTTCCTAGCAGTTGTCTGAATGGTTCTTCAGTTTGTAGTCCTGTGCGGGTTAGTTGTAATCCTTTCTCCATTGGTGTTTTGGTAGCGTTGCAATCACTCATCCCGAAGCGATGTAGAATTTTATTCACTTGTGTTTTCTGTGAAAGTTTGAGCACACCAGAATGTCGATTGTATTCTAATTTCATGCCAAGGAAGTGGTTAATTTCTCCACAATCAGTCATGTCGAAAATGGTAGACAAATGCTTCTTCAACTTCATCACGGTTTCAAGCCTTCTTCCTGCTATCAGCAAATCGTCAACATAGAGGATGAGATAAACTTCATCACCTTCGTTGCATCTAGTATATAAACAGTAATCATGCTTTGATCTGGTGAATCCTATCTTGATTAATTCTTTATTGAACTTCTCATTCCAGCAACGGGGGGACTGCTTAAGTCCATAAAGCGACTTCAAAAGTTTGCAAACTTGACCTTTTTCAGCCCATACACCATCTGGAATTTGCATAAAGATGTCTTCCTTCAGGTTCCCATGTAGGAATGCGGTCTTGACATCCatttgatgaaaataaaaacttcgATGGACTCCGACCGCAAGAACTGTTCTTATCGTCGGAAGTTTGGCAACAGGAGCATAAGTTTCATCAAAATCAATTCCAGGGCGCTGTAGATACCCTTTTGCCACAAGGCGCGCCTTATACTTCACTGGCTGGCCATTTTCATCTTCTTTGATACAAAACACCCATTTTGATTTTAAGCATCGGATTCCAGCAGGACTGGTAACGATCTTCCATACTCCGTTGACATCCATGGATTTCAGTTCATCCTGAATTGCTTTCAACCAATGTTCCCGATCgtttctttgaggaatttcggAATAGCATTCGGGTGGGTCTGTGAACAATGAACCAGCAGAAGTAGCTCTATAGCCAGTAAAGAAGTTTAACAACTTACCAGGCAGCTTGCGCTCCCGTTCACTGCGCCTCAGCACTGCGTCGGGCTCATGCTGTTCATGGTTCATGGTGTAGACTCATTTGTTTCAGGATCATAATCTGCTTCTTCATCCGTTTCTACTTCATTTGTTTCGTCATTTGTAATTGGCACATTTATCTGAGACTTCTCCCCCTCTTGCTCGTCGAGTAGTAGAATTGATAGAGGAGCATCAGGTTTATCTTCGATATTTTCGCTGTACGGAAAGCAAGTTTCATCGAATTTGACGTCACGAGCGATAATCATTCGTCTTGATGACTTGTCCCATAAACGGTAACCATTTGCTGCATACCCGATCATAATAGTCTCACGACTTCTGGGGTCCAGTTTTCCTCTTTGCTGACTTGGGATCCAGGCATATGCTTTGCAGCCGAAAACTCTAAGCTTCTCAATGGATGGCTTCTGCTTGTACCAGCATTCGGCAGGACATACAGACTTCGGAAGAGCAGCGGTTGGACTTCGATTAATAAGATAAACTGCCGTCAATGCTGCCACCGACCACATGTATTTCGGTACCTTGGATTCAAACAGCATAGCTCGTATCTTCTCCACAACGGTTCGGTTGAACCGTTCAGCAACCCCATTTTGTTGGGGTGTATACGCCACGGTCGTCTCAAGTTGAATTCCTTTCTGCACATAATATTGTTTCTGGACATTCGACAGATACTCACACCCTTGATCGATTCTCAACTTTAATATCTTCATCCCGAACATATTTGAGACCATCGCCTCGTACTCTTGAAACTTCGTGAAAACTTCACTCTTTTTCTTCAAAAGGTATATAATGGCAAAGTGAGTATGGTCATCAATAAACGAGATGAAATATCTGGAACCATCATACGCCG
The nucleotide sequence above comes from Armigeres subalbatus isolate Guangzhou_Male chromosome 3, GZ_Asu_2, whole genome shotgun sequence. Encoded proteins:
- the LOC134221312 gene encoding neuropeptide-like protein 31 isoform X1, coding for MRACIIIVVLATVISMASALGYGLLGGAGGGYGGYGGYGGYGGYGGGGRGPGYGYNPWYGGYNGGYGGYGGYGGYGNYGGYGGYSPYGSYGYGYPGKYGGGYYNGYGGYGGYGYRPY
- the LOC134221312 gene encoding neuropeptide-like protein 31 isoform X2 — encoded protein: MRACIIIVVLATVISMASALGYGLLGGAGGGYGGYGGYGGYGGYGGGGYGGYNGGYGGYGGYGGYGNYGGYGGYSPYGSYGYGYPGKYGGGYYNGYGGYGGYGYRPY